One Engystomops pustulosus chromosome 7, aEngPut4.maternal, whole genome shotgun sequence DNA window includes the following coding sequences:
- the LOC140068726 gene encoding matrix metalloproteinase-18-like, which produces MAWRFLLLHSACLVVALLSILPFGSLRPISEEVEEGSPETVSLAEINSPSVLQPRGRKLDPVAQVSSDEFKLAADYLIQFGYLPDENITDYGVPDTPFIPEDQLPEEFISGLEWFQRQNGLKVTGRLDDETSDAMKLPRCGKHEQRMSYNVGAKWNKDTLTYKIINSTARLPEKLVKEELVKALKVWESVSPLKFVEVRVNQTADIDMFFVSGRHNDGERNAFDGPGRVLGHAFMPPFSKSKKAIDGDLHLDNDETWSINEKKGVNLLQAAAHELGHALGLDHSTVPGALMAPTYKGYKPLFQLHKDDIEAIQALYGKPSEKKTEKVISPTVPSSPAKAVTPSAGKKTVTSNPKVTEDKRDPKKQSIVKLCSEEPIDTFVATKEGSIYLFKGEYFWDLNHGKLPMTPKKKYPQLISTKWKELPASIDASIRMQNPTAGQDGKIFFFKGDRYWKYDNDQLEAGYPKPIKEGFPGIPNSVDAAFTQPAIVTKGNKVIREERIFFIKGKKFYLYDPAAGNSSSPQMLQDDWVGVKLPITAALSLKNEMYLIGKKKFQKILLLTYSQNRVYGNIHQAKNLDQLIACETTK; this is translated from the exons ATGGCCTGGAGATTCCTGCTGCTACACTCAGCGTGCCTGGTGGTGGCTTTGTTGAGTATTTTACCTTTTGGGTCCTTGAGACCGATTTCTGAAGAAGTAGAAGAAGGATCCCCTGAGACTGTCTCATTGGCCGAAATCAATAGTCCATCTGTCCTCCAGCCCCGCGGGAGGAAGCTGGACCCCGTGGCCCAGGTCAGCTCCGATGAGTTCAAACTTGCAGCG GACTATCTGATCCAGTTTGGCTACCTCCCTGATGAGAACATCACAGACTATGGTGTTCCAGACACTCCGTTTATCccggaggaccagctacctgagGAGTTCATCAGTGGACTGGAATGGTTTCAAAGACAGAACGGGCTAAAAGTCACAG GTAGACTGGATGATGAAACTAGTGATGCCATGAAACTGCCCCGCTGTGGCAAGCATGAGCAGCGCATGTCCTATAATGTGGGCGCCAAGTGGAACAAAGATACTCTAACCTATAAAATCATTAACTCTACTGCCCGGCTACCCGAAAAGCTGGTCAAAGAAGAGCTTGTTAAAGCCCTGAAG GTCTGGGAGAGTGTGTCCCCTCTGAAATTTGTAGAGGTTCGTGTCAATCAAACAGCCGACATCGATATGTTCTTTGTGTCCGGACGGCACAACGATGGAGAGAGGAATGCTTTCGATGGTCCAGGTCGTGTTCTTGGCCATGCCTTCATGCCACCATTCAGCAAATCTAAGAAGGCCATTGATGGAGACTTACATCTTGATAATGATGAGACATGGTCAATTAATGAAAAGAAAG GTGTGAACCTTTTGCAAGCAGCTGCCCATGAGCTTGGACATGCCTTGGGACTAGATCACTCCACTGTTCCTGGAGCCCTAATGGCCCCAACTTACAAGGGCTACAAGCCATTGTTCCAGCTTCATAAGGATGATATAGAAGCCATCCAAGCTCTTTATGGAAAGCCCTCAGAGAAGAAGACAGAGAAGGTAATTTCACCTACCGTTCCATCCAGTCCTGCTAAAGCCGTGACTCCCAGCGCTGGGAAAAAGACTGTCACCTCCAACCCCAAGGTTACCGAAGACAAGAGAGACCCAAAGAAGCAGTCTATCGTCAAGTTATGTAGTGAAGAACCAATTGACACTTTTGTAGCTACCAAGGAGGGTTCTATTTACCTATTCAAAG GTGAATATTTTTGGGATCTAAATCACGGAAAACTACCAATGACCCCAAAGAAGAAATACCCACAGCTGATTTCTACAAAGTGGAAAGAACTTCCAGCATCAATTGATGCATCAATTAGAATGCAAAACCCAACAGCAGGTCAGGATGGGAAGATCTTCTTTTTCAAG GGAGATCGGTACTGGAAATACGACAACGATCAACTGGAGGCCGGGTATCCAAAGCCGATTAAGGAAGGGTTTCCTGGTATTCCTAACAGCGTTGATGCTGCCTTCACTCAGCCTGCCATCGTAACAAAGGGGAACAAAGTAATTCGGGAAGAGAGGATTTTCTTTATTAAAG GGAAAAAGTTCTACCTGTATGATCCAGCTGCCGGCaacagctccagcccccagatgcTACAAGACGACTGGGTGGGAGTGAAGCTTCCCATCACTGCTGCCCTCAGCTTGAAGAATGAAATGTACCTCATCGGCAAAAAGAAGTTCCAGAAGATTCTTCTGCTCACGTACTCCCAGAACAGAGTCTACGGCAACATTCACCAGGCTAAAAACCTGGATCAGCT